Proteins found in one Kwoniella shivajii chromosome 4, complete sequence genomic segment:
- a CDS encoding Ras-like protein, with the protein MSKAQFLREYKLVVVGGGGVGKSALTIQFIQSHFVDEYDPTIEDSYRKQCIIDEEVALLDVLDTAGQEEYGAMREQYMRTGEGFLLVYSITSRSSFEEVSTFHQQILRVKDKDYFPVVVVANKCDLEYERQVQPHEGRDLAKRFNAQCIETSAKQRVNVDEAFIAVVRAIRRYQKESGPPQAVGTPGKSNTGGVGGRSEKDDHVDKGCCGSCVIL; encoded by the exons ATGTCCAAG GCTCAATTCTTACGCGAGTATAAGCTCGTTGTTGttggcggtggtg GTGTTGGTAAATCAGCATTGACCATACAGTTTATCCAATCACAT TTCGTTGACGA GTACGATCCAACCATTG AGGACTCATATAGAAAGCAATGCATAATTGATGAGGAGGTAGCTTTACTGGATGTGCTCGATACAGCTGGTCAGGAAGAATATGGAGCAATGAGAGAACAATACATGCGGACCG GGGAGGGTTTCCTTTTGGTTTACTCCATAACCTCAAGGAGTTCTTTTGAGGAGGTATCGACTTTCCACCAACAAATTCTGAGG GTGAAGGACAAAGATTACTTCCCTGTAGTAGTTGTTGCCAATAAGTGCGATTTGGAGTATGAAAGACAGGTTCAACCTCACG AGGGTCGAGATCTTGCTAAACGGTTCAATGCACAATGCATCGAAACTTCTGCCAAACAAAGAGTCAACGTGGATGAGGCTTTCATTGCCGTTGTTAGAGCCATTAGAAGATACCAAAAA GAATCCGGTCCACCCCAAGCAGTGGGTACACCTGGAAAATCAAATActggtggtgtaggtggaagATCCGAAAAAGATGATCATGTGGATAAAGGATGTTGTGGTTCATGTGTGATACTTTAA
- a CDS encoding methionine aminopeptidase, type I, whose translation MLKSSVPLLNQFKYIVGPSKYGIYPLLPPSSASTSYPPPRYVPETIARPDYVPKNFFTSGWGEHDSVEIPEAQAQRIEMGGEGERRVREVAKMAREVLNDIGRLVRPGVTTNELDKALHEMIISKGAYPSPLGYSSFPRSCTTSVNNVIAHGIPDERPLNPEDIINIDLTLYFNGYHGDTSATFILSEVDKPGRDLVEATKEALEIGIKACGPGKRYKDIGGEIEDFARRHGFSVNGQFSGHGIGKIFHHPPWIFHLRNNDVGKMRPGDCFTIEPCLVQGSNSRGELWDDGWTMATESGARSAQFEHQVLITEDGVDVLTRI comes from the exons atgCTCAAGTCCTCAGTGCCGCTGCTGAATCAATTTAAATATATCGTCGGTCCATCAAAATACGGTATATATCCTCTACTGCCTCCTTCATCAGCGTCAACTTCTTATCCACCTCCTCGGTATGTGCCAGAAACAATCGCAAGACCTGACTACGTGCCGAAGAATTTCTTCACTTCCGGTTGGGGTGAACATGATTCAGTAGAAATACCAGAAGCGCAAGCTCAACGCATAGAAAtgggaggagaaggtgaaaggagGGTAAGGGAAGTAGCTAAAATGGCCAGAGAGGTATTGAATGACATAGGTCGTCTAGTACGG CCAGGTGTGACTACTAATGAACTCGATAAAGCTTTACACGAAATGATAATTTCAAAAGGAGCTTATCCTAGTCCATTAGGATATTCAAGCTTTCCACGAAGTTGCACCACATCAGTAAACAACGTGATTGCTC ATGGAATACCAGATGA ACGTCCATTAAATCCTGAGGATATAATCAATATCGATCTCACCTTATACTTCAACGGGTACCATGGAGATACATCGGCtactttcatcttatcaGAAGTAGATAAACCCGGAAGAGATTTAGTTGAAGCGACGAAAGAAGCATTGGAAATTGGTATCAAAGCTTGTGGACCAGGAAAAAGATATAAAGATATTGGAGGAGAGATAGA AGACTTTGCAAGACGTCATGGATTTTCAGTCAATGGTCAATTCTCAGGGCATGGTATAGGTAAAAtatttcatcatcctccttgGATATTTCATTTGC GTAACAACGACGTAGGGAAGATGAGACCTGGGGATTGTTTTACAATAGAACCGTGTCTTGTTCAAGGATCAAACTCTAGAGGAGAATTATGGGATGATGGTTGGACCATGGCCACTGAA AGCGGAGCTAGATCGGCTCAATTCGAACATCAAGTTTTGATAACGGAAGATGGGGTTGACGTCTTGACTCGTATATGA